In the Vicia villosa cultivar HV-30 ecotype Madison, WI unplaced genomic scaffold, Vvil1.0 ctg.000030F_1_1, whole genome shotgun sequence genome, gcagaatcgttctacttgcttctcatcagaacttcatatttataggcgttgagaaggtgaccgttgaatgcatttaatgctttgcgtgttccgtacagctttgcatttaatgttatacgcttttgtcaactacctcgagccttgttcacgctgtgtctactgacgtagcctttagtagctttaacgttccttttgtcagtcagcgtagtctgccacgtgtacttccttctgatctgatgtttgtgaatacgacgtttgaatatcatcagagtcaaacagcttggtgcacagcatcttctgaccttgaagtgcttctgagcgtgataccatcttctgatcttcagtgcttctgatctcatgttcttctgatgcttccatagacccatgttctgattctgcttcgaccatcttctgatgtcttgccagaccatgttctgatgttgcatgctgaaccatttgagacacatcttctgagcgctgaattatgcgtactctttatatatatttcctgaaagggaaattgcattggattagagtaccatattatcttaagcaaaattcatattattgttatcatcaaaactaagataattgataagaacaaatcttgttctaacaatatgtcCTCGTATGGTAAGAACCCATATGAATTTTTATGTATCCCTTAATGCAACTAAGACCTATAACAAATTTTGGTGCCAACCCCTCTCCATACCCATCAATTTTTCATTAAATTTGATGTTACTCCTTACAGCATACTAGACTTTCCAAGAAATCCAGTGGCTTAAACACCAACCCATACCAGACtcttacaaaattaaaaaaatatgccAAAATCCAGTGACACTCAATTCATATACCGAAAATATGGCAAAACTGGTGACAATCTATTTATTTTGTACTGCTTTTATAGGAAATCCGGTATAACTGCATAAATTTTGTGAGGAAATATGCATTTAcaccaaatttttttaaatattcgaTAAAAATGTACTAGATTTATacgaaattttcaaaattttgataaaattgaaaaaaaaatgctTGACTTACTAGCGAATATGTGTCTTAATATAGAAAAATCCAAAAATTTAtagaagattttgaaaagttcataaaaaataaataaatttgacaGTATTTTACTTATTTGACTTAAAGAGAGAATAGTTACGTAGTAACATGTAGGGGTGGGGTgccagtttttttttttaagttaaagaATATCCGATAAATTTCTTGGAGGATTTAACATGccacctgtaacacccttctaaaccccgcggcaattaagtaaataatcagagtaaaaacataaacacaagggtgccacaattatttaaagggttaatgaactttttgctccctttaaatattgcagatttcgttttaagtccctctaaaattttcctttaagaaatcgtcccttcaaaatttttttgtctaaactattggtccctaacgtcaaatttgctagagattagctacgactttagccaccgattagctacgaaatttgacgttagggaccaatagttcgaaagaaaaattttgaagggacgatttcttgaaggaaaattttggagggactaaaaacgaaatttaaaatatttaaagggacgaaaaagttcattaacccttatttaaaacaaataaaccaactaTGGTcgaaagtcatgcttcattaggaaacgatttaccaaaacataatcatgtttatcacagcggaataagaaaacaTCGTCAATACAACCAATGGAAATataattcaacaccaaataaaatagagtaatctcataaaactctaaaattattgttccctagtgttacaagatcagagcatgaccgacacgacccaacataaatggataaactcctcaatctgaaaatgtcaacaagtaagggtgagtctcattcataattaatcaatgttatgcattcataagcaaccaAATATCAtaacatacatatcattcacccaGATTGCATTATATTTAGATTTTCATACAATCATCAAGTAACCATACCAACAATTACATCACCAAAATATAACAATGAAactcattcaatcatgttatatcaATATGCATATggaccaactgacactatgcatgtgataccaataAACTGTGGACTTAATCCACccgaccgatctaaacatcaccaAGATACGGCccaaccgacacaaattccacacaatgggaattatgtccaccattaatccatacctcatcgggatccatcaccgaatgcacatgaatgaatgcacacatataacatactaaAAAATGTCACCGATCCGATGAACcacatcgtctcacataactcaacatagttatcaccaacaagtatgtacatgtatcaggcatcattcaaaacaaatcaaccatcatcatacaatcaaaacaatcaccacatgatcacgtTACacacacattatcaacattataaGCATGTTGTCACAACATCACCACTGGATCGAAATGAACAATATCATCACCAATAACTCCCAAGGCAACACTGAATGATATATTCGGTTTCAACACCATCCACAATTATATCACACATAATCCCGATAACaataatcataattcatctatTATCTCACCGAAACATTGTCATATTTTCACATTCATATATATGCACAATATTTCATTTCACAaagcaattaaatcaattttaaaaataagtcgAGCCACCGCccaatcaccaattcatcatataaaatatttaatttgctttacaacgcccaaaacgacacCAAGAAAGGATagacggatcaaaagatacgcaatttctaagtttagaaaattttctgcccagcagggtccgctcagcggaccaccagCGACGTGAGACAGAAGCGAACTACAttgggacctccgcttagcggacgtgcgattatgcagaattTTCATCTCTGCAACAGACCTGCGATCTCACCCATTCTCCACCCAAAATGCATTCCAAACATCACATAAAGGTATAAAAACATCGCAGACATTATCACACCTCATCAAACATCATTAAAACACATTTTTCCAATCATAATTTCATGCAATATCATCAATTTCCCCAAACTATTTCATTCccaaacctaacaatcccaatcccaatataatcaatcgaatcgaatcatataTCAATCTATTTTATTACCTATAATCGCATAATAGAAATGAaccagaagagtccccccttaccttagccaaaaatctggactttttcccttcttctccatcaaacccgtaagccctctttctccaaattcagcaagaatctccaatcttaaaactcgcttatctccctcatcaagaacttccctgacacgaattaatatatcaaatcgaaggaaatttcgtgtagaatccgaatcttcaagagttacctgatttggagctacgagcagaaagttatgactcgttttgtgagggctgcaccataAATACGAAAAATGAGTCTTTGTCCATgagctctctccttcttcctcttaggttttcctcttctattttttaatttccttctttttcttattttatcaaaatagattataattttggaaaagagcttactaacatagcaccccctttttactaacaccacacttggcccaatagtccatctcataattctccaaataattcaacaaaataccaaataattctaaataataatttaattttcaattaaattaaaattagaaaatatggggtgttacaccaccCCTAAAATTATACATGGCACCCCCCATTTCTTTTTATTCCAGAAATGTCCCTAATAAAACACAAACAATATCTGGACAAAATTTTCGGTAGAACCAAAAATTCTGGTACCTCCTGCTAAATTTACGGAATACCATAAATTTCAAATTCACGTGATACCGTAAATTTCAAATTTACGTGATACGAGAATTTCTGATATACTGAAATTTCCGGTAGtttcatttttagggtttttctttTAAACGGTCTGGATTTTACCGACACTTTTGAAGGGCTACGATTGCACCTACAAATTATGTGGCCTAGGATTCTCTGTCATGTGTATAAATAGGGCATGTGGTGTTGAGTAATACATCTTTCAAAAATTTCTATTCCTGAATTTCTGATTGGTGTGAACGTGTATTTCAATGGAAGAAACACTGTAGTGGAATTCAAAATTCCAGATGACATCACATCTCTTGCAAGGTTGAAAGAAAAGATGAACGAATTGTTGCCTGATTCGGATAACAGGAGGGTGACAAAGATTGAGTTTCGGGAGGACTGGATTAATacaaatggaagggtgaaatacagCCTAATCGAGTttaagaatgatgaagatgtgaaggccatgtggaaatcatttcgccgtaggataacgaaaggtccgatcgagttggatgctcAAATCCAAAGATTCGTTGACAATATAATGAAGATGCTGAAACGTCCTGAATCTTCCGGTAGTGCTTAGgtttttatgttaattttatgTTTATCATCTAATTGAACCATGTAAACGCAACAAAATTATGCAATAAATAATATGTTTGGTTTtacaaaatatacatataaataaaaaaatctacaTAGGCCTTCCACAGGCTACATCAGCCAACCAAGCTAAACTAGTATAGACGTCACCATATGGGTTTACTAAATGAACTGCAATATACTTTAACCGGGCGTTCTGATCCCCTGCAGGTgatggaggtggtggtggtggctcAGCAGAAACCCTAGTACGTGAAGGCCCAGGAACGTCAGAAGCAGCGGTCGGAGGTATGATCCGATGGTGTGATACACTGAGTTACCAATCCAGGTATCCATCCTTGCACTAAGAAGCATGCTGAACAATAGATGAGTTCTCCTTGATCTCACGTGCAGAGCTGATGATGTGGCTCTGAAACCATCTGTCGATACCGCCAGTTGGAACCACAGGAATAGGACGAGGGATAGTCTGAATAAAGCCATACTGACGTAGACACATCGCAGGTAAGTGTCTAGTCACATGGGTCTCCCGCCTGATATGCCCCGAGTACAGAGAAGCGTCATCAAATGGACGATGAGGGCGGTGAGATACATATAGTGTCCATACCACATCGTCCACACTAAGTGCATCGAGCCTCCACCTGTACTCAGCCACACCTCCAGGAATGGCATGCCTGGCCTTCCATCTCCTCGCACACGGTGAGTCAACAGCGACACAGTGAGTCTTCCGATCACATAAGTGAGGGAAATGCTTGTATATCCAAcactgcaaataaataaatacaaacaaaaaataaacaaattaaaatataccTGCAGAAGACTAAGATAACTAGCCAGCTGTTTCATTTCCGGATGTGTAGTAACATTCAGGGCAGTGTACAACATGGTCAAAGCTGCCACTCCCCACGCCTAAGTGGGAGTGTCTAAGGAGCTGAACAAACACAAGTACCGCACATCAATATAGTTACCTGACTTGTCTGTAAAGAGAGTACATGTCATAAGATGTAGCATGTACGCCTTAGCGGCAGTCTGATACCTCTGAGCAGCCACATGATCATGTTATATGTCCCTGAGCCAAGACATCCAAAGAAGTAAACTACGGTTATACCAGAACTCATCATACACCGTCTCCTGAGATACCTCTAAGTCCTCCATAACCAAGCACAACGCCGCCTCTTGGTTAATGTAAGGAGGTGTGAAGAACGTACCAGCAATGAGGATGTGGAGGAGGGCATCTACATCATCTAGTGTCACCGTCATCTCCTCAAATGGAAGGTGAAAGGGTGATGTCTCTGGGTGCCACTTCTCAACAAAAGCAGGCATCAGAGAGGCATCCGGCATGGTAAGGGAGCACTGAGAAAACTCCAACAAGCGAAAGTCTCTAATAATACGATTAACCGCCTCAGGCATATGATCCCTTGGGAAGTCCTTCAGCTTCGACCAATGTGAAACGATCCTCAGTGCTCCTCGCTCCTGTAATaggcaaaattaaaatattataagcaaactATCATACAGTACCATaaagtaaaatattaataattaaatagttacacacacacacacagacacacacacacacacacacacacacacacacacacacacacacacacacacacacacatatatatatatatatatatatatatatatatatatatatatatatatatatatatatatatatacctcccCCTGCCATATCCGGTGAGCAATATGGTCAGCATATCTCGTGAACACAGACATGTCTCTAGGTCCTCCTGGAAACCCTCAATCAGTGTGCACTGATGGCTCAGTAAACGCCCTGGTAGTGGTGTCTGTATCGGTCGGAGACACCTCATCCACGACCTCAGTAACAACAACCTCCTCAGGCTGAGCCTCCACCAACTGCTCAACTATAGGTTCCTCAACAGCAGGCTCTTGGGTAGCTGCATGTCTTTAACGACGTGGTGGGCGGAACTGTGCCGACTGCTCTGCCAACCGTTTCAGATGAGAACCGGTCGGAGGACGACGTCCAGCTCTAAGCTCTGAAGCCTGTGTCTCTTCATCTCTAGCACGAGTCGTTGCTGCTTTATCAACGGTCCTGCCGGCTACTGTACCGTCTCTGCCTCTGGTCCTCACTGAAATAAGTAAAAAAAGGGGGGAAATTAGAAAAATTTTCGGTATTTTTCGTAACATTTATAACTAccgtaaatttcaaaaattccggTATATGATTTTCTAAAattatcagaaattttgaaattcCCGGTGGCGTTtaaccggaaattttgaaattcccGATTTGAATATACCGTAAATCTTACTGTTTTTCGTGAAATTTCTGGTAACGCCTCCAAATTTCCGGTATCTCTTGTAAATTTGAAAAATGCAGAGATGTCACGTAAATTTGgaaatattttgtaaaatttaCATTTTGGACATTTTGGTTATCATTGTGTTTGGGGGGTGTCATGTTTAACAAATGGCCATTTTCATGTTAGGTTAGCCCAAGTAAAAGATGGCCCAATAGCTAAGCCAAGCCTAAGACACCattgtttctatttttatttttaaacttataaatatTCTTGTAATCATCTTGCTTGCTAGATAAAATAGTTTTTGCCAATCATCTTTACtgtttttttggaataaaattatCTTTGATAGTAATGCTTCAACCCAGAATCAATGTTTCAGCATTTCGTCACAACAACAAGATCATTCATTTTGAGTGAAAAATACAATCTAATTCTCACAAATCAACCCAACTCTAACCTTGTACAAAATTCATATGAACAAATACCATATGAACAAAATCACTATCACTAAAATACAAGTAATATATACCAAAaacccaaaaataaaaaaaaaaagaaatataatttAGGTACTACTAGTAGTAGTATTAAGGATTTGTCACTGCACAGCTGAGACCAGTTTTCCTTAATCAATCTTAAGCGGCAGCTAACCCAAAACCACAAGACTTAAGACTTGTTTTAATAACTCACttgtaataaatttaattaatcaacCTCACAATAAATCTAATTTTAATTATCTTCCATCTaatcctcttttttttcttcaatgttTCAAGAGTTTGAAGACAATGTTGACAAAGTAGTAGCTGATGAAGTTCTAGGAGAAGGAGAAGCATTCTTCAACACCACAGTTGGTAAAATGCTAGTTTTTCTTCTCTCTTGTTCCTTTATCAATTCACCTCCAAAAAACTCTAACTTATCCAAATTCGTATTCTCGGCAATCTTTCTTCCTTTAAATAATACAGATTCAACATTCTTCTGTGCTAACATCTCCTCCGAAACAGCCAATAAATCCGACACCGTTTTTGCTGTCTTTCCCTTGTTTGCCTTTGCCATCACTCCATTTGATTGAATCCGCACATAATTGTCTACCCTGCAATCTCCAAATGCCATTGATACAGCTTGATCAACCTGCATTATAATATTCATTCATTAGTCACAGCTGAATCATTTGTctgctatttttgtataatttttattattatataatttatttcagTCACATTATTAATTAGATTTTAGAATAATCATAATATCTATGCCAATAATTAAACTTATTCATTAcacatttttttatttctaaaaataCAAAGTGATGTGTTTGTTAGGTGAAACATTCATTACTCTTAGCCTAATTAGTAACCACCACCAattcaattccaattattttaattaaataatcaaggaaaaataattcagAGATTCGGAACTTTATTTTCTTTGTCGTTTTCGATTTAATTAAATACTATttgtaaataattgattatttttttaataaatataatataagatTTGTTTGCTTACCATATCGGAAGCTCCTTCACCAGCTATTCTCACGAAACCTGACGGAGATTTAACGGCGTTAAAGTCCAATTCCCCGTTACCGAGAGAAAGCACCAACAAGTCAGAGACGCCGTTACAGAAAGGAAACTCGTGTTTGTTGTTTAGCACGTGCGTGACGGCGGTAGCCGTTGGATTGTTCATCGCTATTCCTCCGTCAACGGCCGTAATCTTTGTTTTTCCGTCGATGGACTTCATTTCGATAGGAACCGCTGGATCAGCTGACGTGGCAGCACATACGTCGCGCATCTTGTAATCGTAACCGTCGGTTTCGAGCGCGTCGGCGCGGGAGAAAACGAACGGAGCGCGCGTGACGAGATCGTAGCAGGGGATTAGAACCGGTTTCAGTGTATCCTTCAGCGTGGATTCCCCGAACGTCTTACGGAAAAGCTTCTCCGATTTTGTTTCCGATTGTAGAACTCGTCGGAGAATCCCCGATCGCCGTGAGATTTTGCTGCGGTTGTTGATTAGGAACTTTAACGCCTCTTCGGCAGTGAACATTGGGAGACCGTCTTTGCCACGAGTGAACAATAGCGCGGCGAGGACTCCACCGACACCGGAGCCAGCGACGGCGTCGAAGAAACCTGCAACATGAGCGTTAGGATTGCCGGATTTTCGTTTGAGGCAGGATTCGAGGTGAGCGAGGGATTTTGCAGCGAGGATGCCGTCGGTGTAACCGGCGCCGTCAATGCAAAGAATTCTGACTCTGCCGGCGGCGTGTTTAGCTTGTTTGACGTCTTTTGAGAGGGAATTCTTTGGATTCTCGGTGTCGGTATAACCGAAGAGGAATTTATTCTCCAAGATGGAGAAGATTTCGTAGGTGAGTTTGTCAACTTCGAAGTTGGTGTCAATTGAGTTCAAGTTGAAGTTCATTTGTGATGTGGACAGAGCCGCCATTTCTGCAATTCGAGTGaatgttttttttccttcttGTAGAGTGAGAAAGagagttagagagagaaagagaatttGTGTATTGTTGAAAATGGTGAATTGTGATGATGAAGAATAGAGGAGGACGTTTGGTTATATAGTGGGAGTGAGTGAATGTAACGATCCAAGAACATTCCAAAGATGTCCTAGTTAATGGCCATGTCattttgtatttctttttttcttttctcttttcttctttataATTACTTTGATTTAATATAAGTTTTGGTAGGATGAATGGAATTGAttactaaatataaataatacataattaATTGTatctataattaatttaatataataaaaagtgCTTGTAAATAGGGTGATAATTATTATTCATCAAATGGTCTCTTTTTAAAATGGATTTTGTATCACGGAGAAGTATTCATGATAATATTGAGATGACACAAAAAATGACTCATACCATATAAATATGAAAGAGAAAATAAGATATTTTgtgattaaaatcaatttaattaaagaatAAGATATGTTAAAGTGGTCTTTCAATTGGAAATATCTCGAAGGAGGTGAAATTTTCTATGGAGTTAATTACTATTATTACAGTCTCTATTACAATTGGGATCATTAATGTCAAATATAATGGAACTATATCAAAAAATTTCAAACCTCGAAGAAATATCAGACAAGGAGACCCTATTTCTTCATACCTCTTTGTTGTTTTTATGGATAAATTCTCTCATCTTATTTCTCATAATGTGGAGTAAGGCTTGTGGAAAAACTACTCGACCTTTGTTTTCCAGGTCAAATAGCTCTCTATTAAGCTGTTATGAAAGCTCTTTTATCTGGGGTGATAGTGGTGAGCATAAAAGAGTTCATTCGGTAAAGTGAGATGTAATGACATTGCAAAAGTTTTTAGGAAGATTGGGTATTAGACGGTTGGATGTTATGAATAACGTATATCTTTTGAAGCTTGATTGGATCATTCAAAGTAATGAACAATCTCTTTACTTTGAAATTACGCGTGCAAAATATATGAGGAACAATGTTGTGGAAGAATTTGAGTAGCTTGTGGCTTAAGTTTGTGCAATTTGTGTATTGGTTTATGAGAGATGGTGCAAATATAGATGTTTGTTATCATCGTTGGGTTAAACCATGTATGACGTTGATTGATATTAATATAGTGATGTCAATACAACTTTCTATTAGCATTTAGAGAACTTATTGGATAACATAGTCAATAGAATGTGGATATTTTAAAGCATTTGTTTTCATTATACATGTCTTACGTGACCGTTCGTTGACTTTCGTTATTTAGACTAATGTGGTTAAGTTCGATATGAGTGACTTTTTTCACTAGCAATATTAATGAATGAGTGTATACTAATTTGTGTTTGAATTTTTGTATAAGTGGAGATTTGTCGTGGTAAAAAACTTTAAGCAACTTCTTGTCATGCACTTTAGATATGGAGGAAtaaggaacaacatgataattttaaGACCTAGAATTCAATGGTGATATGTTACTAAAGTTGCTCATAAGTATTTTTTTTCGACAATGGAGCTGCATAGTAGCAAGGTGGAGTTGGCTTGAGAGGCTAAGCAAGTAAGGTgtactcctcctcctcctcctcctcctcctagtTGAGTGAGATTGAACACAGATGAAACTAATAAAAATGGCTTGATAGATGAATGTAGTGATTTTTTAAGAGGTGGTACGAGTGAGTGGCTTGAAGACTTTGCAAGATATTTGGGTTCTTATAGTGCATATATCGCTAAATTTTGGGTTGTACTAAAAGTATTAAGATTAACAAAAGATCATGAGTTTCGAGTTATTAAGCTTCATATAGATATCAAAGTAGTTGTTCTAAATATTTTGAATTCTAGACAAAATAGTATAATTGTAATGCGATTGGTACAAAGAATTCAGCAGTTGCTTAAACTAGATTCGGAGGTGCGATTTTGTCATATTTAGCGTAAGTCGAATACTCGTGCAGATCCACTTGTCATCATGGAGTGTGATCTAAGTTCTAATTTGATGACACTCCATGATTATAAGCGAATTCCTACTTAAATTTTTCTTGTTCTGTTAACTGATTATAATGAAGTCTATTTTTAGGTTGATTGCTATGTATCCCCTCCATCTCACAATATGTATcctctttcatatttttatttgtctcaaattatttgtcattttaaaataccaatgtgatatttattatttatttccactaacttatccttatttattgtattttaatactatctattattaataaaattattttagtaaataatattcgttttatcattgaaatcaacataattaatcattatCTTAAACAGTGTAAAAATTACAAAGAGAACACTTATTGTAAAACGGATaaagtaatttttttctttaGACTTTgactttttttataagaaaaataaaaaatacatgatTAAATATATAACAAAAGAGAAATGCTAACGACTACTCCAGAAACACTCATTAAAAGTTTAAAAAGATAAACAATACTTGTATTAtgttttgaaaattgaaataattaattttttaaggaataacaaagtttgttttattaaaattacttgtattcaatatattaaaaattacaataaataatttatttaaaaaatatttttttaatataaaatacttaaaaaatgtCCCTAAGACACTCATTATTAGAATGACCCATAACAAAATTTGAGACACTCAAATTGATTGATGTTGTATTGAATCAAACTAGCTTTAATTTAATGCCGTAGCATTTAGAGATTTA is a window encoding:
- the LOC131622513 gene encoding uncharacterized protein LOC131622513 produces the protein MSVFTRYADHIAHRIWQGEERGALRIVSHWSKLKDFPRDHMPEAVNRIIRDFRLLEFSQCSLTMPDASLMPAFVEKWHPETSPFHLPFEEMTVTLDDVDALLHILIAGTFFTPPYINQEAALCLVMEDLETSQCWIYKHFPHLCDRKTHCVAVDSPCARRWKARHAIPGGVAEYRWRLDALSVDDVVWTLYVSHRPHRPFDDASLYSGHIRRETHVTRHLPAMCLRQYGFIQTIPRPIPVVPTGGIDRWFQSHIISSAREIKENSSIVQHAS
- the LOC131622426 gene encoding patatin-like protein 7, yielding MAALSTSQMNFNLNSIDTNFEVDKLTYEIFSILENKFLFGYTDTENPKNSLSKDVKQAKHAAGRVRILCIDGAGYTDGILAAKSLAHLESCLKRKSGNPNAHVAGFFDAVAGSGVGGVLAALLFTRGKDGLPMFTAEEALKFLINNRSKISRRSGILRRVLQSETKSEKLFRKTFGESTLKDTLKPVLIPCYDLVTRAPFVFSRADALETDGYDYKMRDVCAATSADPAVPIEMKSIDGKTKITAVDGGIAMNNPTATAVTHVLNNKHEFPFCNGVSDLLVLSLGNGELDFNAVKSPSGFVRIAGEGASDMVDQAVSMAFGDCRVDNYVRIQSNGVMAKANKGKTAKTVSDLLAVSEEMLAQKNVESVLFKGRKIAENTNLDKLEFFGGELIKEQERRKTSILPTVVLKNASPSPRTSSATTLSTLSSNS